Part of the Candidatus Methanogranum gryphiswaldense genome, ACAATGTTTTCCCATTCAGCCCTAATCTTCTTCCAGTCGTATCCAGCTCTAACTTTGTCTGCGATCGGTGGGGTCTGGGGTGCTTTCTCCGAGTATATTCCGAGGTCAAATGACTCTGCGAAATCTCTGTTGACTGCACCGCCGGCGGCCATGAAGGGTATGTTGATTCCATCTTTCACGAGCATTGCTGCTGCGTGGGGGAATGCTGTCATTGTTGTTGTCATGAGTGCCGTTCCAGTGACCATCATTGGCTTGGCTTTCTTGACTTCTGCGACAACATCCACAACTGCAACATCCTTACCCATGTCTATGATTGTGTATCCTGTAGACCTGAGCATGACTGCTGCAATGTTCTTTCCTATGTCGTGGGGGTCTCCCTCTGCTGCGTGCATAACGACGACTCCTTTTGTCTCTCTTCCACCTGGAATCTGCTTCTCTGCAATTGCGATTCCGATCTCCATGGTCTTTGCGGCCATCATGATCTCGGGCAGATAGTAGATATGCTCTGCGTACAATTTTGCAACAGCTTCCATTCCAACGACGAGTCCGTCGTTGATAACAGCGAGAGGTGCTTTTGTCTTAAGGGCCTCTGTAACAGCAGGTCCGACTTCCTTGAATTTCATGTACAAGACAGTTTCTGCAACTTTCTTGTAAACTGGATCCGAAGGAAGCATTTTCTTCGCTATGCTCTCAGGGGTTGCTTCGTTCTGGGCCCCAATGTCGTAACGTTTGAGGATCTTTCCGTAGTCCACTCCTTTATAACTTACCATGTTTTTTCCTCCAATGTGCTCCACCGTAATGGACCGGTGTAACAGCAAATGTTCTTAAACGAGTGGTTAGTATTTAATTCATTTCGCGGTTGGATGTTATATCCACGTATTTATAAAAAAACAACAATCATTATATAGTAGTGATTAAAACTTCGTAATTTATAAGGTATTTTAGTGGATAAAAGTTACATCCATAGTAACTAGAGATTAATGTAGTTCTATAGAATTTTAGAGTCTATATTTAAGATAAAAAATACATTCCATTGTAAAGACTAAATACGAACTCGCGGATGTACTCCCACCATGTACGTATATATCCTGGGTGGCTTCCTCGGAAGCGGAAAGACCACCTTACTGATGAAGCTTGCTAGCATGTATAGCAAATTAGGAGAGAAAGTTGCAATCGTTGAGAACGAATCTGGAGAGGTCGGCGTAGACGGGGCAACTCTTAGAGCAGAAGGATATGATGCCATTGAGTTACCGGACGGATGCATCTGTTGCTCTTTATCCGGAAGTCTTCAAAGTGCATTGAAGAACATCAAAAAAGACATTGATCCCGACATTATAATAATAGAACCGACAGGACTTGCACTTCCCCACAAAGTTGTGGACCTTGTTCGTTTTTCTATGATCGACCCTGATGAGATCTGTATAATCGGTGTTGTAGATATTCAGAGATTTGATGATCTAGTAAAGAGAAAAAGCGAGTTCTTCAAAAGGCAAATGCACGGATCGGAATTCATCCTGATTAACAAGTGTGACATATCCACGCCAGAAAAGATCGCTGATGCTACCAAATGGCTTAATACAGAATTTCCTGACAAGAAGGTCATTCCTGTTTCAAACAAGACCAATGAGAATCTAGATAAAGTGTATGAGTTGATGAAGAAATGACCGAAGAAAATCATGAGAAAGTGCATGACGCCAATTGCCACTGCCACGAATGCGAAGAAAAAGGAAAAAAAGAAAAGACCTCAATTGAGGAGGCAGGCGGTGTAGTTGTAGGGTTTACCGGTCATATTCATGGATATAATGCTGATGTCGAAGCTAGACTGGACAAGGCAATGATGCATATCGGAGAATTTGTCCAAAAGGAATCAGGGTCCCTATTAGGCCATATAAAAATGGCCATCTATCTAGAAGACGGTAAAGGAGTAACTCTAAGTCTTACAAGATTAGAAAATGGAGTGGACCACCACGGTGTATTAGAACCTTGCGAAAAAGTAGATTTCAATATGATGGCAGCAGTTCTTGATGTAGACAAGCATGAGTTAGAGCATACGATGATGCATGCACTCGATGACACTGGTATTGATTACCATGTCGAAGCTGGACATCATCACCACGACGAAGAATGCCATGACCATGATGATGGTGACAAATGTAGTTGTCATGACCATGATCATCACCACGACGACGAAGAATGCCATTGTCACGATCATCACCATCACCATGATGATGAGAAATGCGATTGTCACGACCATGATGATGGTGAGTGTCATTGCAAGGCTTGTGAGCAACACCGCAAAGAGGAAGCGGAGTCTGTTAATAAACCAAAAAAATCATTTTTTAGTAAGTTTAGGAGGAAAACCGAATGAGCTACGGAATATCTTTGGATATGGGAACAAGCGGAACCAGGGCACATGCTGTCGACCTATCAGATGGAAAGATCCTTTCCACATCTGTCACAGAATGCCATCCATTACCAGGTGCCAATATTATGGACCACCTGACGTTCTGCATAAACGTCGGAACAGATATTGCCCATGAAATCGTCATGGACACGGTCAACAAGGTCATCAGAACCCTCGATATAGATCTTAAAAAGGTCGAAAGGGTCAGTATTTGCGGAAACCCGATCCAACTATCTCTTTTCCAGGGTATTCCCATTGACGATCTGGCATTTGCAGGTGAGAATGCTCACAAAGCCAGAGGAATAAAGAAACAAGAGAGAAATGCAAGAGTGATACCTGCAGTAGATGTGGGTATGGACGTGCCAGATCGCGCAGAACTATTCGTCCCACCGTCGATAAGACATGAGATAGGCGCTGATGCACTTGCAATGATGTACAAGAGCGGTTTCCTTGAGCAAAAGAAAAATTGCATGGTCACAGATTACGGAACCAATGCAGAAATGGCCTTGAAGGTCGGAGACGATATTTATACCGGATCTGCTGCGGCCGGACCGGCCATGGAAGGTCAGTCCATTAGATGTGGTATGCTCGCAGGTCCCGGTGCCATAAGCGATCTTGAATACGATTTCGCATGGAGATGCAAAGTGCTGGATGATCAGATCCTTCCTCAGGATGGAGATGTTGTTGATTTCGGTCTCAACATCATCAGAGAGGAAGGACCAATGCATGGTAAAGCAAAAGGAATTACCGGAACAGGTGTTGTTGCAGCCGTTGCAGTAGCTCTCGAAGACCACCTCTTGAGAAAAGGAAAGCTCAATACAGACAATGCAAGGATGACCTTCCAAGATGGCATATATATCGATTCAAAAGATGTATCTGAAGCTGCCAAAGCTATCGGTGCCATTAGAGCTGGGCATTTCACACTTCTTGAACATGCAGGCATCAAGTTCGATGAAATGAACATCATGTACATGTGCGGAGCATCCGGAACATATGTGGACGCAGTCAAGGCCAGGGAAGTCGGACTTGTTCCGCCTTCTTCGACGACTATCTATCAATATGGTAACACTTCTCTCGCAATGGCAACTGATATTCTTAAGAATCCTGAACTCTTGGATGAACTTCAGATCATCGCAGATGGGATAAGATCCAACCACGTTATGTTCGCACAGGATAAGACCTTCGAACAGATCTACCTGCAGGAACTTGCCTACTGGGAAGAGGGAATGTCCATGGACATGTATAACGACAACAATGCACTCGAAGGTATACAGCCACTTCCTAAGGTAAAAGGTAAGACAACTGTTCACCGCATGGTGACACGTGACATTCCTGACCTTGGAGCCAGAGGACTTCGCATAATACACGACATAGGTACTGAACTTGTAGGACAGATGGAAGGATGTACTGGATGCAAAAAGTGTGAGAAGGAATGCCCCGAAGACGCCCTTACAGTTGGTCCTGATAAGACCATGCATGTGAAGACCAAGAACTGTCTTGGTACAGCATGTTACAGGTGCCAGTTCATATGCCCTGAGAAGGTCTTCAAGTACGATATATTGAGACTTGTCAAATAAATAATTTAGGGGCAACGCCCCATTATTTTCTTTATTTCTATATTATATTCTTGAGTCAATTATCCATGACGTTCTCTTTTTCAAGTTCTTCAAGTATATGCTTTCTCATTGCTACAAATTCAGGATCTGCTCTATCCCGAGGCCTTGGCCAAGATGGTTCTATTATCTCTTTGATCACTGCAGGACGCTTGGTGAGCATGATGACTCTGTCGGATAAGAAAAGTGCCTCATCAACAGAATGTGTTACGAATACTATGGTCTGTTCAGTGTTCTCAAGTATCTTCAAAAGCTGAGTCTGCATTATATTCCTTGTTTGTGCATCCAAGGCCCCAAATGGTTCATCCATTAACGTGACCTCGGGATGATTGACAAATGCCCTCGCAATACCAACGCGCTGTTTCATTCCTCCTGAGAGTTCATGTACCCGCGCATCGACGAATTTCTCCAACCCTACTATTTTTATGTATCTCTCGGCCCTTTCATGACGCTCTTCTTTGGGAACATTTGATATTTCCAATCCGAACTCCACATTTTTCCTTACTGTTCTCCATGGGAACAGTGCGAAATCCTGGAACACCATTCCTCTATCTGGACCGGGGCCGCTACATTCCTTA contains:
- a CDS encoding cobalamin-dependent protein (Presence of a B(12) (cobalamin)-binding domain implies dependence on cobalamin itself, in one of its several forms, or in some unusual lineages, dependence on a cobalamin-like analog.), with protein sequence MVSYKGVDYGKILKRYDIGAQNEATPESIAKKMLPSDPVYKKVAETVLYMKFKEVGPAVTEALKTKAPLAVINDGLVVGMEAVAKLYAEHIYYLPEIMMAAKTMEIGIAIAEKQIPGGRETKGVVVMHAAEGDPHDIGKNIAAVMLRSTGYTIIDMGKDVAVVDVVAEVKKAKPMMVTGTALMTTTMTAFPHAAAMLVKDGINIPFMAAGGAVNRDFAESFDLGIYSEKAPQTPPIADKVRAGYDWKKIRAEWENIVGGA
- a CDS encoding GTPase is translated as MYVYILGGFLGSGKTTLLMKLASMYSKLGEKVAIVENESGEVGVDGATLRAEGYDAIELPDGCICCSLSGSLQSALKNIKKDIDPDIIIIEPTGLALPHKVVDLVRFSMIDPDEICIIGVVDIQRFDDLVKRKSEFFKRQMHGSEFILINKCDISTPEKIADATKWLNTEFPDKKVIPVSNKTNENLDKVYELMKK
- a CDS encoding hydrogenase nickel incorporation protein HypA, with the protein product MTEENHEKVHDANCHCHECEEKGKKEKTSIEEAGGVVVGFTGHIHGYNADVEARLDKAMMHIGEFVQKESGSLLGHIKMAIYLEDGKGVTLSLTRLENGVDHHGVLEPCEKVDFNMMAAVLDVDKHELEHTMMHALDDTGIDYHVEAGHHHHDEECHDHDDGDKCSCHDHDHHHDDEECHCHDHHHHHDDEKCDCHDHDDGECHCKACEQHRKEEAESVNKPKKSFFSKFRRKTE
- a CDS encoding methylamine methyltransferase corrinoid protein reductive activase → MSYGISLDMGTSGTRAHAVDLSDGKILSTSVTECHPLPGANIMDHLTFCINVGTDIAHEIVMDTVNKVIRTLDIDLKKVERVSICGNPIQLSLFQGIPIDDLAFAGENAHKARGIKKQERNARVIPAVDVGMDVPDRAELFVPPSIRHEIGADALAMMYKSGFLEQKKNCMVTDYGTNAEMALKVGDDIYTGSAAAGPAMEGQSIRCGMLAGPGAISDLEYDFAWRCKVLDDQILPQDGDVVDFGLNIIREEGPMHGKAKGITGTGVVAAVAVALEDHLLRKGKLNTDNARMTFQDGIYIDSKDVSEAAKAIGAIRAGHFTLLEHAGIKFDEMNIMYMCGASGTYVDAVKAREVGLVPPSSTTIYQYGNTSLAMATDILKNPELLDELQIIADGIRSNHVMFAQDKTFEQIYLQELAYWEEGMSMDMYNDNNALEGIQPLPKVKGKTTVHRMVTRDIPDLGARGLRIIHDIGTELVGQMEGCTGCKKCEKECPEDALTVGPDKTMHVKTKNCLGTACYRCQFICPEKVFKYDILRLVK
- a CDS encoding ABC transporter ATP-binding protein, translated to MDPEAQKVKVKRTEGIYKDISEGATLMSIKDLKVVYRTDEKEVVAIDNFTLDVKKGELVSIVGPSGCGKTTILRAIAGLLEITEGSITIGGKECSGPGPDRGMVFQDFALFPWRTVRKNVEFGLEISNVPKEERHERAERYIKIVGLEKFVDARVHELSGGMKQRVGIARAFVNHPEVTLMDEPFGALDAQTRNIMQTQLLKILENTEQTIVFVTHSVDEALFLSDRVIMLTKRPAVIKEIIEPSWPRPRDRADPEFVAMRKHILEELEKENVMDN